The genomic interval GCAAGTGCCAATGGTTGAAATTGATGGGATAAAGCTGGTGCAGACCAGAGCCATTCTCAACTACGTTGCCACTAAATACAACCTCTACGGGAAAGACATGAAGGAGAGAGCCCTgtacggtttttttttttttttttttttttctgttctttcatctGTGATTAATAGGAacaatttaggggcttccctgagtgAGCAGGATGTGCTCACAGAGATCATGACCAACAGCAGTATAGACCTTCATGGTGTAACTGAGGTCCAGAGACCTGTGAGGGTGAGGGAAGAGTAAACTTGGAGTGGAGCCAGGAATTTAggtaggacttccttggtggtccagtggctaagactctgcattcccaatgctggggactcaggttcgatccctggtcagggagctggattccacaggctgcaacttaaagttcccacatgccacaactaagacccagcacagtcatataaataaattaaataaattcattttaatatatttatgtaagAGGATATGGACCATGGATACAGAACGGTGACAGAGGTCTCCAAACACAGATGGACTATGAAGCCGGGAGGATGGTGGAACCATGGCACCGGAAGCTCAGGCCCTTTTGAGCTTAACACCCACCAGCAGTTAGGGACAAGGGACAACGCATCTGAGTGTCTAGAGGAAAAAGCCTTAGAAGGGAAGGCTCTAGAGGAGCTGATTTTTAAGTTCCAGAAATTATGAGAATGATGACCAGGAACCTGATTTATCAGTCTTTTATATGAACTGGTCGCTTGACAAAGGTTAGCAGATATTGAGCCCAAATGTTGTCTGGAACATTTGAATATGTCAATAGCagccaggggcttccctcatagctctgtcagtaaagaatgcctgcagtgcaggagacctgggttctatccctgggtcaggaagatcccctggagaaggaaatggcagcccactccagtatccttgcctggaaaatcccgtggacagagaagcctggtgggctgcagtccatggggttgcaaagtcgggcacaactgagcaactaactcttcaCATGTAGCAGCCTGACTTATTCATTGCAGCcatactgggggggggggggtgggggggggctccTCTGTGTTGTGATGGTACTATATGATTGAATCATGAAATGTGGCAGTTACTCAAAAAATTATACATCGAGTTACCATACAAATCAGCAATCCTCTACTAGGAATATACTCGAGAACTAAAGATACAACCACACtaaaacttgtacacaaaagTTCATAGTGCTGTTGTTCATAACGTTCAAAAAGCGAAAAAGCACAAATGTCCGTTAACTGGTGAATGGATGAACACAGGCAggcacatccatacaatggaacataTGTgaccacaaaaagaaatgaagtcctgatccatgctacaacatggatggaacttgaaAACATTCTCTTACAGAAAGAAACCAGACCCAAACAAGGCATATTGTAGGATTCCGTTTGTCTGGCACATTCAGGACATTCCTGGTCATAAAACCAAAAGGAGTTTAGTGACTGCCAAAgctggagagaggaaggaatgttgaatgcctgaaaaaaaaaaaaaaaaccaactcagcATCTCTTTTGGGAGTGatgaaaacattaatattttagaattagAGAATGATGATGGTACAGAATCCTGAGACTGTACCACTTGCACAGTTTTACACTTGAAAAGGGTGACATTCTGGTATGCAAATGATATTTCAACAAAGCTTTTTACTTAAGAACACTCTTGTAGGAAGTCATCTTTggcagaaaaacaacaaaattacctGGACTATGCACTGtgggaacagaaagaagaaatgcagtattGCAGGGGATATTCTGGGTAGAGTCTTGAGAAACACAAACAAGCCAGAGTCCAGCGACAGCGTAGGGAGAGCACTGTGGAACCATATTCTACGGGAAGTAACCGGAAGAAGCGCTGGTATTGGGCAGTGTAGCTGGAAGAAGTGCTGGTATTGGGCAGTCAGATGAGCCTCGTGTTATAACAGGACAAGAGAGGGAAAAGGATGCGACAGGGGTGGCGGTGCCAGGATTCTCTCTCGATACGACTGAGGTGGTACTAATGCGTCACACTAACAGTGGACAGGCCACACCACAGCAGAGATGGCAAACCCAGGTGTGGTCTCGTGGTTACCTGCCCTGCTTCCACCCTTTTCTCTCATTCTTGTGACTCTGGATGGGTCACTGATATGCTCTTCTTATATTTGGCCATGTGTATAACAAAAATATTAGACATCTATATCTATCTAGATGATTTGTTCTGGAATGAAAcgttaaaattaatttaaaaaatcatagcgGTATGACTGGCAGAAAAATGCACACAATGGAGGTGAATTACTTTGCCATTTCTTGATGTCCCACTCTTAGCCTTTCTAAACTGCAAAACCTAAGGCAGGAGATATCTGACAATTtggtcattttgtcttttcaggaTTGATATGTACTCAGAGGGTGTGGCAGATTTGGGTGAAATGATCCTGCTTTTGCCACGGTGCCCACCTGATCAAAAAGATGCCAAAATAGCTCAGATCAAACAGAGTACAACAAACCGTTATCTCCCTGCATTTGAAAAAGTGAGTGGACTGTTCAGTATTTTTGGCACTGAGATcaaaggacaaaggaaaaaatgCTTGGCATTGATAGGGTATTGACCTTCACCTCTGTGAGCCTGTCTGAATACTAATGTAGTGGTCTGATTCTCAGGGCACTTTACAGAAGTCAACTATGAGGGAGATTGCGCCAGTTTTACCCAAATTATAATATTTCAGCCAAATTTCTGTTTACTCAGAGCCAATCTGGAATTCTCTATTCAATGGAATTTCACATACTTAGAACTTGGGCTTCAGAAGCTCTGAGAGCCACACCGGAGCCTGGAGTGGATGGATCCTCAGAACACGGTGCAGGGGCCTTGGTCCAAGAGAAGCATGATGTCAGCAATACATCAGAAAGTATTCTGATACCATGTGTAGGGAGACATGAGACCAGCTGCCTGTCAGCAGAATGCGATAGTCTTTTGGGGGTGGATGAGATATGGGGGTGGTGGGGTAGAGACGAAAAGATAGAGGAAAAGCTATTCAGGAGAAAATAATCTACAAATTTGGGGGACATGGCTCTCAGACTCTTAAAGAAAGTCATACAAAACCAAGAAATTAATGTTCCATCATTACACCAATATACATCTTAGTAGTAATGTTTCTCTTTAAATGTAAGAGGAGAACATTTCGTGATTAGACTCCCTTAAATCATGCTAAACAGAAGTCACAAACTGCAAAAAAAATGATTGTAAGATACAGGAGGCTTATATGTAAAACAAAAGCTTAAACCAACACTGTCATCTTTATACAATTTAAATCATTCTTTCATTAACTTCACAAGTATTAATTTGTTGCTTATGTGTCAGGGGGAGCAGAAGGTCTGAGGTTCCCACCCGCCTAGCGAGGGACAGAGATGGAAGTGGGGctgggtgaggggcaggggaggagcagGGGTCCAGCCTGCCAGGACCTGTGTCCCTGATCTGTCCCCTCCATTTCCCAGGGGCTGAAGAGCCACGGACAAGACTATCTTGTGGGCAACAAGCTGAGCAAGGCTGACATCCACCTGGTTGAACTTCTCTACTATGTGGAAGAGCTAGACCCTAGCCTTTTGGCCAACTTCCCTCTGCTGAAGGTGAGCTCTCCCACGGCCCTGGGGGCTAGCCACACCCCCACTCGGCATCTGCTCTCTGGACCCTGGGACTGGGATGCTAGGGTCCGCAATGAGTCGTTTCCTCCCCTCAGCTCCTGTTCCTTCTCTCACATGCTGGtctctctctgcctgtctctctctccctccgaGAGCAGATTGGTTCTGACTTGCCTCACGGATTACCATTCATATTTTCTGTCTTCACTTCCAGCCCAATTtccctatattttcattttcctgtcttGCTATCTGAcacatttcttttcctcatacCGCACTCGAGGGTAAACCCACAGGACTGATAATTAGCAAGTTCAGGAAGTTGAACGGAGTCTTACAGTAAAACATCTCTGGGGAAAATGCTATTGGACTGTCATCTTCCTGTCTTAGTGGGCGTCTGTGTCCAGCCTCCTCCTGGTGCTGATGGAGAGGCCTTGGCTGGCCCTTGTCTAGGAGGGTCTTGGGGTCCCAGGCTTGTGTCCATGACAGGGTGGTCTTTAGCGGCACTCTGAGCTGTGCTCTTGTGCACTGCAGGGCCTGAAAGCCAGAGTCAGCAATCTCCCGGCCGTGAAGAAGTTTCTGCAGCCTGGCAGCCAGAGGAAGCCTCCCATGGATGAGAAAAATTTGGAAGAAGCAAAGAGGATTTTCAGGATTAAATAAAGCAGGCAGGGCTGCCCATGACATGCAGGATCACTCTTCTGAAGTTCTCCAACAATGAAGTGCTTTACCTAAATGTAGATCTTGGCTATTGTGGAACTAATAAACTttttcaaagtatagttgatgaTTTCATTAGAATGCAGATTTAGTTGCAAAACAATCTATTTTGTTTTGATCACGTATAAAATCATGATCTCCTCCTAGAATCCTGTTTCAGACCTAAACataaataaagggagaaaaaatatCATGGACTGTTTGATCTGTTCGAAAAAGTTATGCAAATACCAGCTATCACTGTCAAAGCAAGTTAAGTAGAAATTTTCATCTGATGTGCTTGGTGTCACAAAAATAGTCTTTTCTTTTTGCACTTTGCTGCTCTTCTGACCCATAACctaaaacttttctcttttttctcagaCAACCTCTTTCCCTCACGTTTTCAACCCCTTTTCCTATTCAGTTATggaatctttattttatatctaatagGGAACATTCAGTATTTCAGGAGCATGATAACTAAGGATAAGCAAACCAGATATAGTCCCTGTCACCAAGGAGGTTACATTAGTAAGAGAAACAACAAAATGGGCAATTCTAATCCAAAATCATGCCTGTTGAGTATCATTCCTGGGTAATTTGTGACATAAACACACAGAGATCTGTTACAAAGTTATTTGCATTTGGTCTTTGATCCCTATATCATCCAGCATTTTCATGGAGAAACACTACATAGGTGTGTATttacaaacatattttaaatatatattttaatacatatttatatttatataaatgtaagtAGATATTACTCTGAATGTCCTGGGGGGATTGGATCAAGATTTGAGCTATTATATATAGTGTTGTGTtcatagctcagtcgtgtccaactctttgcaaccacatggactgtagcccaccaggctcctctgtccatgggattctccaggcaagaatactggagtgagttgccatttccttccccaggggatcttaccgaccaggtgatcaaaccctggtcttctgcattgcaggaggttctttaccatctgagccatcagggaagcccattgtataTAGCAACTTGTCAATTTTCCAAAATCTTCTGGAAGAACAAATCCGTATCAGAAACATTCTTCCAACCAGAGCTGCTTGGACACGGCAGCCATGTGTCAGTACAAGGTTAGTCCGTGTTGACTGTGATCCCCACAATCTTTGTTCACCTCCCCTCTGCACTCTACAGCTATATTTGAATATGTTGTCCTTTGAAGCTTTCAACATAGTTGCAACATTCTAAGGCAACAGGCCAGACAAACatacctcatttaaaaaaatttagactTTGACTCAGAAATTGATAAAATCTTCTTAAGGATTATGGTTCCAATAAACcatatttaa from Budorcas taxicolor isolate Tak-1 chromosome 11, Takin1.1, whole genome shotgun sequence carries:
- the LOC128056367 gene encoding glutathione S-transferase A2, with the translated sequence MAGKPKLHYFNGRGRMECIRWLLAAAGVEFEEKFIEQPEDLDKLKNDGSLMFQQVPMVEIDGIKLVQTRAILNYVATKYNLYGKDMKERALIDMYSEGVADLGEMILLLPRCPPDQKDAKIAQIKQSTTNRYLPAFEKGLKSHGQDYLVGNKLSKADIHLVELLYYVEELDPSLLANFPLLKGLKARVSNLPAVKKFLQPGSQRKPPMDEKNLEEAKRIFRIK